A DNA window from Pseudorasbora parva isolate DD20220531a chromosome 5, ASM2467924v1, whole genome shotgun sequence contains the following coding sequences:
- the kbtbd7 gene encoding kelch repeat and BTB domain-containing protein 7, translating to MASVDCFSGPEELEDTNHASSLMKELKLFYDSQVLVDVTIEVESDPESEDRSVSSGKVFQCNRNILAAASPYFKSMFTGGLYESTQRNVTIHEVDADSMAVIIDYCYTGKVTITEANVQRLYAAANMLQLEYIRQACANFMTRRLDLSNCAGILKFADTFDNLELKSKAQAFIAKNFIQLSANVRELCELDLKQIKEILTLDSLDVDCELKVCSFALHWIENNLHADAEDSLQVLRCVRWSLFSEKERVFLDGLKSKPFVKKYLTNVLDGAADEQTATISKDVQAAKQRIGKSAKEMVLFFGRPNEPFMCYDPYTEDIFSMASPVINLTNQNFKHSPMETFLVCTTPENNLYLASHLSKHFWVYNPLSNCWQELAERLLRRMHSYIGYLNGHLYILGGRDSVSDARLKEVECYSIQRNQWVFVSPLPHSLGKMQVVTVNERLYVVNKRRMLSYEPKKNHWLQRGSLKRSKLHKACVFQEQIICLCDIPVVKAYSPARGEWRRIGDIPIDSSALNYQVVQHNSKLLLLTIAIVHHNKNRLIIHEYDPTRDSWKSVATMFGSSFGSISLSTRVYTACLGSGQNFISEEDDDSGSSADWDFDGLTDADSDSGSSSSFSDENW from the coding sequence ATGGCCTCGGTGGACTGTTTCAGTGGTCCGGAGGAGCTCGAGGACACGAATCACGCTTCAAGTTTGATGAAAGAGCTGAAATTATTCTACGACTCGCAGGTGTTAGTCGACGTGACCATCGAAGTGGAGTCTGACCCGGAGTCAGAGGACCGAAGCGTTTCCTCAGGAAAAGTTTTCCAGTGCAACCGAAATATACTGGCAGCAGCGAGCCCTTATTTTAAGAGCATGTTTACAGGAGGACTGTACGAGAGCACTCAGAGAAACGTCACCATTCACGAAGTGGACGCCGATTCAATGGCTGTCATTATTGATTACTGTTACACTGGCAAAGTGACAATCACCGAGGCCAACGTGCAGAGGCTTTATGCAGCTGCAAACATGCTGCAGCTGGAGTATATCCGCCAAGCTTGTGCTAACTTCATGACAAGAAGGCTGGACCTTTCTAACTGTGCAGGGATTTTGAAGTTTGCAGACACCTTTGACAATCTGGAGTTGAAGAGCAAGGCTCAAGCGTTTATTGCGAAGAACTTCATCCAGCTCAGTGCCAATGTGCGAGAGCTTTGTGAGCTGGACCTGAAGCAGATTAAAGAGATCCTCACACTGGATTCTCTGGATGTGGACTGTGAACTGAAAGTCTGCTCGTTTGCACTACATTGGATTGAGAATAATCTGCATGCGGATGCAGAAGACTCACTGCAGGTCCTCAGATGCGTGCGGTGGTCTTTGTTTTCCGAGAAAGAAAGGGTTTTTCTAGATGGCCTTAAATCAAAGCCTTTTGTAAAGAAATATCTTACAAATGTTCTAGACGGGGCTGCCGATGAGCAGACTGCCACAATTTCAAAGGACGTACAAGCTGCCAAACAAAGAATTGGCAAGAGTGCAAAAGAAATGGTGCTTTTCTTTGGACGCCCAAATGAGCCTTTCATGTGCTATGATCCCTACACGGAGGACATCTTTTCTATGGCGTCCCCGGTCATTAACCTCACCAATCAGAACTTCAAACACTCTCCTATGGAGACATTTTTGGTCTGCACCACACCGGAGAACAATCTGTATCTCGCATCACACCTGTCCAAGCACTTCTGGGTCTACAATCCCTTGTCAAATTGTTGGCAGGAGCTTGCGGAAAGACTTCTCAGAAGAATGCACTCCTACATCGGCTACCTCAACGGGCACCTGTACATTTTGGGTGGCAGAGATTCAGTATCGGATGCCAGACTCAAGGAAGTAGAATGCTATAGCATTCAAAGGAACCAGTGGGTTTTTGTGTCCCCTTTGCCTCATTCTTTGGGAAAGATGCAGGTTGTGACTGTAAATGAGCGGCTGTATGTGGTAAACAAGAGGAGGATGCTCAGCTACGAGCCAAAGAAAAACCACTGGCTCCAGCGGGGCTCTCTGAAACGCAGTAAACTCCATAAAGCCTGTGTTTTTCAGGAGCAGATAATCTGTTTGTGCGATATCCCTGTGGTCAAGGCGTATAGCCCAGCTCGTGGAGAATGGAGGCGGATCGGAGACATTCCTATTGACAGCAGTGCTCTCAACTACCAAGTGGTGCAACACAACAGCAAACTGCTGCTTCTGACTATTGCAATAGTCCATCACAACAAAAACAGGCTTATTATACATGAATATGATCCCACTAGGGACTCGTGGAAAAGTGTGGCCACCATGTTTGGATCCTCCTTCGGATCCATAAGCCTCTCCACCCGGGTGTACACCGCATGCTTGGGGTCCGGGCAGAATTTCATCTCGGAGGAAGATGACGACAGCGGCTCCAGTGCTGACTGGGACTTCGATGGATTGACTGATGCAGACTCGGACTCCGGCAGCTCAAGCTCCTTTTCAGATGAGAACTGGTAG
- the zgc:101559 gene encoding ras-related protein Rab-33B-like isoform X1: MAIENTTGSNEFATIYTRDSIANDSCQEYDCPQSRVFKIIVIGDSNVGKTCLTYRFCGGKFLKNPEATIGVDFRERTLQLDGEYIKLQIWDTAGQERFRKSMVEHYYRNVHAIIFVYDVTSLASFESLPEWIEECVRHSVPPMVPRILVGNKCDLRGTREVSTFVAQRLADGYNFPLFETSARDPAEKEHVDAIFLTLAYKLKNHKPLRLKQPSENSFIQLAAEQEKTHCLC; encoded by the exons ATGGCAATAGAAAACACAACGGGCAGCAATGAATTCGCGACGATTTACACAAGAGACAGTATCGCGAATGACTCGTGTCAAGAATATGACTGCCCTCAGTCGAGGGTGTTTAAAATAATCGTTATTGGGGATTCAAATGTTGGAAAGACTTGCCTGACTTACCGGTTTTGCGGTGGTAAATTTCTCAAAAATCCCGAGGCAACAATAGGAGTAGATTTTAGAGAAAGGACGCTGCAACTTGATGGAGAATACATAAAG TTGCAGATCTGGGACACGGCTGGGCAGGAGCGCTTCCGGAAGAGTATGGTGGAGCATTACTACCGCAATGTCCATGCCATCATCTTTGTGTATGATGTGACCAGTCTGGCTTCATTTGAGAGTCTGCCGGAGTGGATTGAGGAGTGTGTCCGTCACTCTGTCCCTCCCATGGTACCCCGCATCCTAGTTGGGAACAAATGTGACTTAAGAGGAACAAGAGAGGTGTCCACGTTTGTAGCTCAGCGACTGGCTGATGGCTACAACTTTCCCCTTTTTGAGACATCTGCAAGAGACCCTGCAGAAAAAGAACACGTAGATGCCATTTTCCTCACGTTGGCTTACAAGTTGAAGAATCACAAGCCACTGAGACTGAAACAGCCAAGTGAGAACAGCTTCATACAGCTCGCTGCTGAACAGGAGAAGACACACTGTTTATGCTAA
- the zgc:101559 gene encoding ras-related protein Rab-33B-like isoform X2 — protein MAIENTTGSNEFATIYTRDSIANDSCQEYDCPQSRVFKIIVIGDSNVGKTCLTYRFCGGKFLKNPEATIGVDFRERTLQLDGEYIKIWDTAGQERFRKSMVEHYYRNVHAIIFVYDVTSLASFESLPEWIEECVRHSVPPMVPRILVGNKCDLRGTREVSTFVAQRLADGYNFPLFETSARDPAEKEHVDAIFLTLAYKLKNHKPLRLKQPSENSFIQLAAEQEKTHCLC, from the exons ATGGCAATAGAAAACACAACGGGCAGCAATGAATTCGCGACGATTTACACAAGAGACAGTATCGCGAATGACTCGTGTCAAGAATATGACTGCCCTCAGTCGAGGGTGTTTAAAATAATCGTTATTGGGGATTCAAATGTTGGAAAGACTTGCCTGACTTACCGGTTTTGCGGTGGTAAATTTCTCAAAAATCCCGAGGCAACAATAGGAGTAGATTTTAGAGAAAGGACGCTGCAACTTGATGGAGAATACATAAAG ATCTGGGACACGGCTGGGCAGGAGCGCTTCCGGAAGAGTATGGTGGAGCATTACTACCGCAATGTCCATGCCATCATCTTTGTGTATGATGTGACCAGTCTGGCTTCATTTGAGAGTCTGCCGGAGTGGATTGAGGAGTGTGTCCGTCACTCTGTCCCTCCCATGGTACCCCGCATCCTAGTTGGGAACAAATGTGACTTAAGAGGAACAAGAGAGGTGTCCACGTTTGTAGCTCAGCGACTGGCTGATGGCTACAACTTTCCCCTTTTTGAGACATCTGCAAGAGACCCTGCAGAAAAAGAACACGTAGATGCCATTTTCCTCACGTTGGCTTACAAGTTGAAGAATCACAAGCCACTGAGACTGAAACAGCCAAGTGAGAACAGCTTCATACAGCTCGCTGCTGAACAGGAGAAGACACACTGTTTATGCTAA
- the rgcc gene encoding regulator of cell cycle RGCC isoform X2 has protein sequence MKSPKIKSQSKTFIEDDDDLSAVLCEFDAVIEDFTSPVEKRHFRYDEHLKTMKRRSSASVSDSGISDSESAESLNRNSFSFSDEKLNSPSVFSPSSNSLLVTSPKPKLGDTKELEDFIADLDRTIASM, from the exons ATGAAGTCTCCGAAGATAAAGTCACAGAGCAAAA CATTTATCGAGGATGATGACGATCTAAGCGCCGTATTGTGTGAATTCGACGCTGTCATTGAGGATTTCACGTCCCCCGTGGAAAAAAGACACTTCAGATATGACGAGCACTTGAAAACCATGAAGAGACGGAGCAGCGCGAGCGTCAGCGACAGCGGCATCAGCGACTCTGAAA GTGCCGAGTCCTTGAACAGAAACAGTTTCAGCTTCAGTGATGAGAAGCTCAACTCTCCCAGCGTCTTCTCCCCCTCATCAAACAGTCTCTTGGTCACATCTCCTAAAC CTAAACTTGGAGACACTAAAGAGCTAGAGGACTTCATTGCTGACCTTGACAGAACAATAGCAA GCATGTGA
- the rgcc gene encoding regulator of cell cycle RGCC isoform X1 — protein sequence MKSPKIKSQSKTFIEDDDDLSAVLCEFDAVIEDFTSPVEKRHFRYDEHLKTMKRRSSASVSDSGISDSESAESLNRNSFSFSDEKLNSPSVFSPSSNSLLVTSPKPKLGDTKELEDFIADLDRTIASKC from the exons ATGAAGTCTCCGAAGATAAAGTCACAGAGCAAAA CATTTATCGAGGATGATGACGATCTAAGCGCCGTATTGTGTGAATTCGACGCTGTCATTGAGGATTTCACGTCCCCCGTGGAAAAAAGACACTTCAGATATGACGAGCACTTGAAAACCATGAAGAGACGGAGCAGCGCGAGCGTCAGCGACAGCGGCATCAGCGACTCTGAAA GTGCCGAGTCCTTGAACAGAAACAGTTTCAGCTTCAGTGATGAGAAGCTCAACTCTCCCAGCGTCTTCTCCCCCTCATCAAACAGTCTCTTGGTCACATCTCCTAAAC CTAAACTTGGAGACACTAAAGAGCTAGAGGACTTCATTGCTGACCTTGACAGAACAATAGCAAGTAAGTGCTAA
- the LOC137075847 gene encoding uncharacterized protein, which produces HWPGRERGVFSHPDSTQVAQSAVAGRDNPSVVCPAVVPPPPHRPIVLSERGDLSPTPGQGSSLGLARERTNLSALGLPPRVVATIQNARAVSTRSLYGCKWQVFDEWCDGRGLTSYQCSVADILCFLQDLMDKGRSFSTIKVYLAAISACHVGFEGSTVGQHSLIRRFMKGARRSLPVIRRTIPEWDLSMVLEALSQFPFEPLGNIPLKLLSFKTALLLALASAKRVSELHALSVHPSCINFSLGGDKVFLKPNPAFMPKCFPAFTSEVLELSAFHPPPFSSAEDQRLNALCPVRALQTYVSRTSAFRKSDQLFVSWAPPRKGDPLSKQRLSHWLVDAIILAYESKGVQPPGNIRAHSTRGLAASWALFRGVSLQDICSAASWASPHTFVRYYRLDVTRTSVAHSVLGVGSS; this is translated from the coding sequence CACTGGCCAGGGCGAGAGAGGGGGGTTTTCTCTCATCCTGATAGCACCCAGGTGGCCCAAAGCGCCGTGGCTGGCAGAGATAATCCCTCTGTTGTATGCCCAGCCGTGGTGCCTCCCCCTCCGCACAGACCTATTGTCTTAAGCGAACGGGGAGATTTATCACCCACACCCGGACAGGGTAGCTCTCTGGGCTTGGCCCGTGAGAGGACGAACCTAAGCGCGTTAGGGCTTCCCCCGCGCGTGGTGGCTACTATACAGAATGCCAGGGCCGTTTCTACACGGTCCTTGTATGGCTGTAAGTGGCAGGTGTTCGATGAGTGGTGTGATGGGCGGGGTCTCACGTCATATCAGTGCTCAGTCGCTGATATCTTGTGTTTCCTCCAAGACCTTATGGATAAGGGCAGGTCTTTTTCCACTATTAAGGTCTATCTggcagctatctctgcttgtcaTGTGGGTTTTGAGGGCTCAACGGTTGGGCAGCATTCTCTAATCCGCAGATTTATGAAGGGCGCCCGTCGCTCCTTGCCAGTCATTAGGAGAACGATCCCTGAATGGGACCTCTCCATGGTGCTGGAAGCTCTGTCTCAATTCCCTTTTGAGCCTCTGGGGAATATTCCCCTTAAGTTGCTGTCCTTCAAAACAGCCTTGCTCTTGGCCTTGGCGTCAGCCAAACGTGTCAGTGAGTTACATGCACTCTCGGTCCACCCCTCGTGCATCAATTTCTCTCTGGGTGGAGATAAGGTTTTCCTCAAGCCTAATCCAGCATTCATGCCGAAATGTTTCCCTGCGTTCACATCGGAGGTGTTGGAGCTATCCGCTTTTCACCCTCCGCCCTTTTCCTCCGCGGAGGATCAGAGGCTAAATGCCCTGTGTCCAGTCCGTGCGTTACAAACGTATGTGTCTAGGACCAGCGCGTTCCGGAAGAGTGACCAACTCTTCGTTTCATGGGCTCCTCCTCGCAAAGGGGATCCCCTGTCTAAACAACGCCTCTCACATTGGCTTGTGGACGCTATAATCTTGGCATATGAATCAAAGGGAGTGCAACCCCCAGGGAACATCAGAGCTCATTCCACGAGGGGCTTGGCCGCCTCTTGGGCTCTGTTCAGGGGAGTATCACTGCAGGATATCTGTTCTGCGGCCagttgggcttctccccatacgTTTGTGCGTTACTACAGGCTGGATGTCACCAGAACCTCAGTAGCACATTCGGTCTTGGGGGTGGGGTCTTCCTAA